A single genomic interval of Bacillus smithii harbors:
- a CDS encoding YebC/PmpR family DNA-binding transcriptional regulator: MGRKWNNIKDKKAAKDANMSRIYAKFGREIYVAARQGEPDPEANRALKVVLERAKTYNVPKAIIERAIEKAKGGSDENYDELRYEGFGPNGSMVIVDALTNNVNRTASEVRAAFGKNGGNLGVSGSVAYMFDATAVIGVEGKTADEVLELLLEADVDVRDVFEEDDTVIVYADPDQFHAVQEAFKNVGITDFKVAELTMIPQNYVTLSEEDQAKFEKMIDALEDLEDVQQVYHNVDLGE; the protein is encoded by the coding sequence ATGGGACGTAAATGGAATAATATAAAAGATAAAAAAGCTGCGAAAGATGCGAATATGAGTCGTATTTATGCGAAATTTGGACGTGAAATTTATGTAGCGGCCCGGCAAGGAGAACCGGATCCGGAAGCCAACCGTGCGTTAAAAGTGGTACTGGAACGTGCGAAAACGTATAATGTGCCTAAAGCGATTATTGAACGTGCGATTGAAAAAGCGAAGGGCGGTTCCGATGAAAACTACGATGAACTTCGTTATGAAGGATTCGGACCAAATGGATCGATGGTGATCGTGGACGCACTGACGAATAATGTGAATCGTACGGCGTCAGAAGTGCGTGCAGCGTTTGGAAAGAATGGCGGTAATTTAGGTGTGAGCGGGTCCGTAGCTTATATGTTTGATGCCACGGCGGTTATTGGAGTCGAAGGGAAAACAGCGGATGAAGTGCTGGAATTATTATTAGAAGCAGATGTGGACGTACGGGACGTATTTGAAGAAGATGACACGGTTATCGTATATGCTGACCCTGATCAATTTCATGCCGTTCAAGAAGCATTCAAGAATGTGGGAATAACGGATTTTAAAGTGGCGGAATTAACGATGATTCCACAAAATTACGTCACCCTTTCAGAAGAAGATCAAGCCAAATTTGAAAAAATGATTGACGCATTAGAAGATTTAGAAGATGTTCAGCAAGTGTACCACAATGTGGATTTAGGGGAATAA
- a CDS encoding RNA polymerase sigma factor: MDQELTNLIQKARSGDLEAFSTLVSKYKGQVFRHAFSIVNDRMEAEDIAQEAFVKAYSSLSKLDNDFAFVSWLTRIVTNICYDKLKKRKKIQKLQLQSKDRAEHMSMTSSIDRTQLKLEIQEAMQKLSPDQRTILSLRDIQGYSYDEISKMLSIPLGTVKSRIHSARIALKKEIFGGEHNE; this comes from the coding sequence GTGGATCAAGAACTCACCAATTTAATACAAAAGGCCAGGAGCGGGGATTTGGAGGCGTTCTCTACACTGGTTTCCAAATATAAAGGCCAAGTATTCCGCCATGCTTTTTCGATCGTGAATGACCGAATGGAAGCGGAAGATATCGCTCAGGAAGCTTTTGTAAAAGCTTACTCATCGCTATCCAAACTGGATAATGACTTTGCCTTTGTTTCTTGGCTGACAAGAATCGTGACGAATATTTGTTACGACAAATTAAAAAAAAGAAAAAAAATACAAAAATTGCAGCTGCAAAGCAAGGATCGAGCCGAACACATGAGTATGACCTCATCTATCGATCGGACACAATTGAAGCTTGAAATTCAGGAAGCGATGCAAAAATTATCCCCGGACCAGCGCACCATACTTTCGCTGCGCGACATCCAAGGATATTCGTACGATGAAATTTCCAAAATGTTAAGCATTCCCCTTGGTACAGTGAAATCACGCATCCATTCGGCCAGAATCGCGTTGAAAAAAGAAATTTTCGGAGGCGAGCACAATGAATGA
- a CDS encoding AbrB/MazE/SpoVT family DNA-binding domain-containing protein has product MERKIRRIGNSLGVNLPADMLKEIQLNEGDTVEVELRKDKGEIVLRNKKITPINSDFESRVIDVVEKYFDITRK; this is encoded by the coding sequence ATGGAAAGAAAAATCAGAAGGATCGGCAACTCATTAGGTGTCAATTTGCCTGCTGATATGCTGAAAGAAATACAATTAAATGAGGGCGACACCGTTGAAGTCGAGTTGCGAAAAGACAAAGGTGAGATCGTACTAAGAAACAAAAAAATCACGCCTATCAATAGTGATTTTGAATCACGAGTGATAGACGTTGTGGAAAAATATTTTGACATAACAAGGAAGTAG
- a CDS encoding MGDG synthase family glycosyltransferase, translating into MSKVTKNKILILSGTFGQGHLQAAKALEEAVQLCFPNVQPVVFDFIAWAHPHMYPISNYLYIKGLKVFPQLYGFFYQKTHPKSVFSTRIQSLFFVGLRKMLQLLEKEKPAVVVSTHPFVSGILSKLKEYGLTNIPFVTVITDHTDHSCWIHPFTDLYIVGSNERKKRLLRRNVPEEKIASTGIPIQTKFLYPYKRDEFIVKHGLDAELPTVLIMGGGDGLFGKGFLNLPTLESIPETLQLIILCGRNQKLKQKLEVELKQSKHRIHLFSYVEYVHELMAVSDIIITKPGGVTTSEALAMELPMILYHPLPGQEQENARYLTKSGAAILSENPDDLIFQISNLIKNKPLLLKMKKNSERIQKKAAAFDAVLAIYQLMAMTSHPTYIVANGHQLKKRKSARFFKKRTSILHING; encoded by the coding sequence ATGTCAAAAGTGACGAAAAACAAAATCCTTATTCTTTCGGGTACGTTCGGACAAGGACACCTCCAAGCTGCCAAAGCTCTGGAAGAAGCCGTTCAGCTATGTTTTCCAAATGTGCAGCCTGTTGTTTTCGATTTTATTGCATGGGCTCATCCTCATATGTATCCAATCAGCAATTATCTTTACATAAAAGGATTGAAAGTCTTTCCTCAACTATATGGATTTTTTTATCAAAAAACCCATCCAAAAAGCGTATTTTCAACAAGAATACAGTCGTTGTTTTTCGTTGGACTAAGAAAGATGCTCCAATTGCTGGAGAAAGAGAAACCCGCGGTCGTCGTCAGCACCCATCCATTTGTGTCCGGAATACTTTCTAAACTGAAAGAATATGGATTAACGAATATCCCTTTTGTGACCGTGATTACAGATCATACGGATCACAGTTGTTGGATTCACCCTTTTACGGATCTTTACATAGTAGGTTCCAATGAAAGGAAAAAGAGATTGCTCAGACGAAATGTCCCGGAAGAGAAAATTGCCAGTACGGGAATCCCCATTCAGACAAAGTTTCTTTATCCTTATAAACGCGATGAATTTATTGTCAAGCACGGACTGGATGCCGAGCTTCCTACCGTTTTGATTATGGGAGGCGGAGATGGCCTTTTTGGCAAAGGTTTTCTCAATTTGCCAACGCTTGAATCCATCCCGGAAACTCTGCAATTGATTATTTTGTGCGGACGCAATCAGAAATTAAAACAAAAGTTGGAAGTAGAACTAAAACAGTCTAAACATCGGATTCATTTATTCAGTTATGTAGAATATGTCCATGAACTGATGGCAGTTTCGGACATCATTATCACAAAACCGGGAGGAGTGACCACGTCAGAAGCTTTGGCCATGGAGCTGCCCATGATTCTCTATCATCCTCTGCCCGGTCAAGAACAAGAAAACGCTCGTTATTTAACAAAATCCGGAGCAGCCATTCTGTCTGAAAATCCCGATGACTTAATCTTTCAAATTTCCAATTTGATAAAAAATAAGCCGCTCCTGCTGAAGATGAAAAAGAACTCTGAAAGAATCCAAAAAAAAGCCGCCGCATTCGATGCGGTGTTGGCCATTTATCAACTAATGGCCATGACAAGCCACCCTACTTACATCGTGGCAAATGGACACCAATTGAAAAAACGGAAATCGGCACGTTTTTTTAAAAAAAGAACGTCTATCCTCCACATCAACGGCTGA
- a CDS encoding DNA-3-methyladenine glycosylase, with protein sequence MKYQPLPIEFFQKPTLELAKALLGCLLVKETEEGIASGFIVETEAYMGPTDRAAHSYGNRRTKRTEIMFHEAGVAYTYVMHTHCLFNVVSGGKEQPEAVLVRALEPYEGIDLMFQRRSKIKDVRQLTNGPGKLTKALGITMADYGRPLQKPPLFIAKGFEPVAISQGKRIGIENTGEAKDYPWRFWVSGNRFVSK encoded by the coding sequence ATGAAGTATCAACCATTGCCGATAGAATTTTTCCAGAAGCCGACCCTTGAATTGGCAAAAGCCTTGCTTGGCTGTCTGCTTGTAAAAGAGACGGAAGAGGGAATAGCCTCTGGCTTTATTGTAGAGACGGAAGCATATATGGGTCCGACAGACCGCGCAGCCCACAGCTATGGCAACAGGAGGACAAAACGGACGGAGATTATGTTTCATGAAGCCGGGGTGGCTTATACATACGTGATGCATACCCATTGTTTGTTTAATGTAGTAAGCGGCGGCAAAGAACAGCCGGAAGCGGTGCTGGTTCGTGCACTTGAACCTTATGAAGGCATCGATTTGATGTTTCAAAGAAGAAGCAAGATTAAGGACGTGCGCCAGCTGACAAACGGCCCCGGCAAATTGACGAAGGCTTTAGGGATTACAATGGCAGACTATGGCCGTCCTCTTCAAAAACCTCCCTTGTTTATTGCAAAAGGATTTGAACCTGTGGCAATTTCACAAGGAAAGAGAATCGGCATCGAAAATACGGGAGAAGCTAAAGACTACCCATGGCGATTCTGGGTAAGTGGAAACCGATTTGTTTCGAAATAG
- the efeB gene encoding iron uptake transporter deferrochelatase/peroxidase subunit encodes MTEQSKKQPEEPTFLSKQISRRDMLKIAGAGGIGLALGASGAGSLLTMTNLFPEAAEEDKEDETVPFYGAHQAGIATPMQNHVYFAAMDVTAESRSELIDLFQDWTKAAALMTAGKPVGENSGNDFLPPKDTGEAEELSPSNLTITFGVGPTLFVKDGKDCFGLKRKQPGELKELPKFPLDALDEKWCGGDLCIQACADDAQVAFHAVRNLVRIARGKATIRWAQAGFQRSKQAASSKKDTPRNLFGFKDGTVNPDVHNAKEMNRYVWVQPGDGPNWLINGSYLVVRRIQMHIEVWDRSSLRDQEETFGRHKASGAPLGQKDEFDPLDLKKKRPDGQYYIPVDSHVRLAHHDGTEKILRRSYSYADGMDPKTGSLDAGLLFMCYQRKPSRQFIPIQSRLSQNDKLNEYITHRGSAIFACFPGVKKGGYIGESLFE; translated from the coding sequence ATGACGGAACAATCGAAGAAACAACCGGAAGAACCAACTTTTTTGTCTAAGCAGATTTCCCGCAGAGATATGCTGAAAATAGCGGGAGCCGGAGGAATTGGCCTTGCGCTTGGGGCTAGCGGCGCCGGAAGTCTGCTCACGATGACGAACTTATTCCCGGAAGCGGCCGAAGAAGATAAAGAGGACGAAACCGTTCCTTTTTATGGTGCCCATCAAGCAGGAATTGCGACACCAATGCAAAATCATGTGTACTTTGCTGCAATGGATGTAACAGCTGAGAGCCGATCAGAATTAATTGATCTCTTTCAAGATTGGACGAAAGCCGCTGCGTTGATGACGGCCGGAAAGCCGGTCGGAGAGAATTCCGGCAACGACTTTTTGCCCCCTAAAGATACAGGAGAAGCAGAGGAGCTTTCGCCTTCTAATTTAACGATTACCTTTGGTGTGGGGCCCACGCTTTTTGTAAAAGATGGAAAGGATTGCTTTGGCTTAAAGCGTAAGCAACCCGGAGAATTAAAAGAACTGCCGAAGTTTCCTCTCGATGCGTTGGATGAGAAATGGTGCGGAGGAGATTTATGCATTCAGGCATGCGCAGACGACGCCCAAGTGGCCTTCCATGCGGTTCGAAATTTGGTCAGAATCGCCCGCGGCAAAGCGACGATCCGCTGGGCGCAAGCCGGATTTCAGCGTTCCAAGCAAGCGGCTTCTTCCAAAAAAGATACGCCGCGGAATTTATTTGGATTTAAAGATGGAACGGTCAATCCGGATGTGCACAATGCAAAAGAAATGAATCGGTATGTATGGGTTCAGCCGGGAGACGGGCCTAATTGGCTAATCAACGGATCTTATTTAGTCGTCAGAAGAATTCAAATGCATATTGAAGTATGGGACAGGTCCAGTTTGCGCGACCAGGAAGAGACTTTTGGCCGTCATAAAGCAAGCGGGGCTCCGCTTGGCCAAAAAGATGAATTCGATCCTCTTGATTTAAAGAAAAAACGGCCGGATGGTCAATATTACATTCCGGTCGATTCACATGTTCGGCTGGCGCATCATGACGGAACGGAAAAAATTTTGCGTCGTTCGTATTCTTATGCCGACGGGATGGATCCAAAAACCGGAAGTTTGGACGCAGGCTTGCTCTTTATGTGCTACCAACGCAAGCCTAGCCGGCAATTTATTCCCATTCAATCCAGGCTTTCTCAAAACGACAAATTAAACGAATATATTACCCATCGCGGAAGCGCCATTTTTGCCTGCTTCCCCGGTGTAAAAAAAGGCGGCTATATCGGAGAGTCTCTGTTTGAATAG
- a CDS encoding anti-sigma factor family protein, producing MNDHVHELLSAFIDGELNEEERKKVADHVAECRQCSTELKELQWLKEELFAVYHSIEIPNVQFEHSVVRKIKQISSPYRPMNRYVRWTMSFIALLMAAFILSKMGNVFYVGITLATSFVHIGLSVTHALASVLSSIPLLFLACVIISMVILGTSIWAIQFLLRVKSLE from the coding sequence ATGAATGACCATGTTCATGAACTCCTGTCAGCGTTTATTGATGGAGAATTAAACGAAGAGGAAAGAAAAAAAGTAGCAGACCATGTAGCAGAATGCCGTCAATGCAGCACTGAGCTAAAAGAACTTCAATGGCTGAAAGAAGAACTGTTTGCCGTTTATCATTCCATCGAAATACCGAATGTTCAATTTGAACACTCTGTTGTCCGGAAAATAAAACAAATCTCCTCGCCGTATCGCCCAATGAATCGATATGTTCGTTGGACTATGAGTTTCATCGCCCTACTAATGGCTGCCTTCATTCTCTCGAAAATGGGGAACGTGTTTTATGTAGGAATTACACTGGCCACTTCCTTTGTGCATATCGGATTAAGCGTGACTCATGCACTGGCCTCGGTTCTTTCGTCCATTCCATTGCTCTTTCTCGCTTGTGTTATCATTTCCATGGTTATTTTAGGAACATCGATTTGGGCCATTCAGTTTTTGCTCAGGGTAAAAAGTCTAGAATAG
- the efeO gene encoding iron uptake system protein EfeO, which produces MKIWKAAFVTLLSSSLLFGCSQSSKTDSEPKKTDKSASTQQSKELAQVTKEYRGYAIGEIDELVKDTEQFTNAVKSGDIEKAKQIYPLARMHYERSEPIAEVFGDLDPEIDAREGDVPASEWRGFHRIEKGLWKENTTVGYEQYADQLLKDVKLLRAKVETVKVTPDILITGAVDLLNEVSTSKVTGEEDRYSHTDLYDFAANVQGAEKIYELLKPALEKKDKKLSDEIGSHFDQVNQLLNQHKKGDGYVPYTELTSAEVKELSQAIDALAEPLSKMGIVVEES; this is translated from the coding sequence GTGAAAATTTGGAAAGCTGCATTCGTGACATTGTTATCATCCAGCCTGTTATTCGGCTGTTCTCAATCTTCTAAAACAGACTCTGAGCCTAAGAAGACGGACAAAAGTGCTTCAACGCAGCAGTCAAAAGAATTGGCGCAAGTCACAAAAGAGTATCGTGGCTATGCCATTGGAGAAATAGATGAACTTGTAAAAGACACGGAACAATTTACAAACGCTGTCAAAAGCGGTGACATAGAAAAGGCAAAACAAATTTATCCGCTGGCTCGGATGCATTATGAGCGGTCAGAACCGATTGCAGAAGTATTTGGAGACCTCGATCCTGAAATTGACGCCCGTGAAGGAGATGTTCCGGCATCGGAATGGCGGGGATTCCATCGAATTGAAAAAGGTTTGTGGAAAGAGAACACGACAGTTGGCTATGAGCAATATGCAGACCAATTGTTGAAAGATGTAAAATTGCTGCGTGCCAAAGTAGAAACGGTCAAAGTGACGCCGGACATATTAATTACCGGTGCGGTTGATTTATTGAATGAAGTGTCGACATCGAAAGTAACGGGGGAAGAAGATCGCTATTCCCATACTGATTTATACGATTTTGCCGCAAATGTCCAAGGAGCTGAAAAAATTTATGAGTTGCTGAAGCCTGCTTTAGAGAAAAAAGACAAGAAGCTTTCGGATGAAATCGGAAGTCATTTTGATCAAGTCAACCAATTGCTCAATCAGCATAAAAAAGGCGACGGATATGTTCCATACACTGAGTTAACGTCCGCAGAGGTAAAAGAATTAAGCCAAGCGATTGATGCACTGGCAGAGCCTCTTTCCAAAATGGGCATTGTTGTGGAGGAATCATAA
- a CDS encoding VTT domain-containing protein produces the protein MHLLIHLIDQYGYIVLFFSLMLELIIVPVPNEILMSYVGFLAYQGKVHFALAVLFGGLGGIVGVTISYWIGFKLGAPFFYKYGSKFHLGPEKIERISRWNQKYGRRLLLFSFFIPGVRHVTSLFSGITRLPFRSFVVFAYIGVFLWVGTFIFLGKIFGPKWEQFHQEAKLYMIIGCVVIGLVYAIYLYIKVNIRKIRENLILLFEAMFKRFHSFLGMKLLIFGMAIVFIALFSLMVGMIQDFIENEFGQFNTITKAVVSYIVDPRWKQPIDSMYSLLSRNSLLFVGFLTIIWIFFKGKNKWLEFQYYVICILGALILSKGLHILFSYIAAANMFSQSFPSELSFLWVVLYIFFLYIVLRHSQRKIGSVLIVVLEMLIFALISVSSIYLGSENPSDLVAGYTFGGVWVSLIILMIEISRLLNMIKASKRSHMEKAE, from the coding sequence TTGCACTTATTGATCCATTTAATCGATCAATATGGATACATCGTCCTTTTCTTTTCGTTAATGCTGGAGCTGATCATTGTTCCTGTCCCGAACGAAATTCTTATGAGCTATGTCGGTTTTCTTGCTTATCAAGGAAAAGTCCATTTTGCTCTCGCTGTCCTTTTTGGGGGCTTGGGGGGAATTGTAGGAGTCACGATTTCCTATTGGATTGGATTTAAATTGGGAGCCCCTTTTTTCTATAAATATGGAAGCAAGTTTCATTTAGGACCGGAGAAAATAGAAAGAATTTCAAGATGGAATCAAAAATACGGAAGAAGATTATTGTTATTTTCTTTTTTTATTCCCGGCGTTCGTCATGTGACTAGTTTATTTTCGGGAATCACCCGCTTGCCTTTTCGATCTTTTGTTGTTTTTGCGTATATCGGCGTGTTTCTGTGGGTAGGGACGTTCATTTTTTTGGGAAAAATTTTCGGCCCAAAATGGGAGCAATTTCATCAAGAGGCCAAATTATATATGATCATTGGCTGCGTCGTAATTGGTCTTGTGTATGCTATATACTTGTACATTAAAGTAAACATCCGCAAGATTCGAGAAAACTTGATTTTGTTATTTGAAGCCATGTTTAAACGATTTCACAGCTTCCTTGGCATGAAGCTGCTGATTTTCGGGATGGCCATTGTGTTTATCGCTTTGTTCAGTCTGATGGTAGGGATGATTCAAGATTTTATCGAAAATGAATTTGGACAATTTAATACCATCACGAAGGCTGTCGTTTCGTATATAGTGGATCCTCGCTGGAAACAGCCGATCGATTCTATGTATTCCTTATTGTCGCGAAACTCTCTTTTGTTTGTGGGTTTTTTAACGATTATATGGATTTTCTTCAAAGGAAAAAACAAATGGTTGGAATTCCAATATTATGTCATTTGCATACTGGGAGCTCTTATTTTAAGCAAAGGCCTCCATATTTTGTTCAGCTATATTGCGGCTGCAAACATGTTCAGCCAATCTTTCCCGAGCGAATTAAGTTTTTTATGGGTTGTGCTTTACATCTTTTTTCTGTACATCGTGCTTCGGCATAGTCAAAGAAAAATAGGAAGTGTTTTGATTGTTGTATTAGAAATGCTGATATTTGCACTGATCTCAGTCAGCAGCATTTATTTAGGGTCGGAAAATCCAAGTGATTTAGTGGCTGGCTATACGTTTGGAGGAGTTTGGGTAAGCTTGATCATTTTGATGATCGAAATTTCCAGGCTCTTAAATATGATCAAAGCTTCCAAACGAAGTCATATGGAGAAAGCAGAATAA
- a CDS encoding FTR1 family protein, producing the protein MKRSHIIIVVIGILVCFLKISPAYAEKGYDELYVPIGDALTHTQSSADWDVIQKDIQQFEQEWNTLQKPSGKQVKRINQELEKAKKALHEKNAGDLRHALSALSSQLILLEEQQSKGNKEEEKDKVRQLQPMMEQMKTLIESKKWEQAYNQYRQFETVWNREAEMAVRQQSVASYGEIEKNMSFLRIALTQEPVDQKKATDSLQSLKQSVDDFLSGKASAKTNSKEYTLSDLNRLLKDSVQAIQKDDKSKAVSSLNEVLTIWPMVEGEVQTRDAALYNDMETKVPAAVSILSSNSGDIHKAEAIINDLHSRLESLMKQTSYSIWDAALILLREGMEALLVIAALVAFLKKTNQAEKQKWIWGGAGAGILASALFAIVLSLAFSKMTGASSREYIEGFAGIAAVVMMLTVGAWLHNKSNVRQWNQYIQQQMNQALEGGRLWTMSLISFLAIFREGAETIIFYVGMAPSMSVGRLLAGIGIALVILFIVGFLIIHFSVKIPVRPFFLVATVLIYFLSFKILGVSVHALQVAKLLPAHTLASLPNIEWIGFYPTMETILPQIVLVVLIAGAAYWVEKSNRKSEKAA; encoded by the coding sequence TTGAAACGATCTCACATCATCATCGTCGTGATCGGCATATTGGTTTGTTTTCTAAAGATTTCTCCTGCTTATGCCGAGAAAGGGTATGATGAATTGTATGTTCCTATCGGTGATGCGTTAACGCATACGCAATCATCAGCTGACTGGGATGTCATTCAAAAGGATATCCAGCAATTTGAGCAAGAATGGAATACGCTTCAAAAACCAAGCGGCAAACAGGTAAAGCGGATCAACCAAGAATTGGAAAAGGCGAAAAAAGCTTTACACGAAAAAAATGCAGGGGATCTCCGTCATGCTCTCTCCGCTTTATCAAGCCAGCTGATTCTTTTGGAAGAACAGCAATCAAAAGGCAATAAAGAGGAAGAAAAAGATAAAGTCCGTCAACTGCAGCCGATGATGGAACAAATGAAAACTTTGATTGAAAGTAAAAAATGGGAACAAGCCTATAATCAATATCGCCAATTTGAGACCGTATGGAATCGAGAGGCGGAAATGGCTGTTCGACAACAAAGTGTTGCCTCTTATGGAGAAATCGAAAAAAATATGTCCTTTTTGCGAATTGCTCTTACCCAAGAGCCAGTGGATCAAAAAAAGGCAACAGACAGCCTTCAGTCATTGAAACAATCGGTTGATGACTTTTTATCCGGAAAGGCGTCCGCCAAAACGAACTCAAAAGAGTATACTCTTTCTGATTTAAACCGACTATTAAAGGATAGTGTCCAAGCGATCCAAAAGGATGATAAATCAAAGGCCGTTTCCTCCTTAAATGAGGTTTTAACGATTTGGCCGATGGTAGAAGGGGAAGTTCAAACTCGGGACGCTGCATTGTACAATGATATGGAGACGAAAGTACCGGCGGCAGTCAGTATTTTAAGCTCCAACAGCGGTGATATCCATAAGGCAGAAGCCATCATCAATGACTTACATTCCCGCCTCGAGTCTCTAATGAAACAAACAAGCTACAGCATTTGGGATGCCGCTTTGATTTTGCTGCGTGAAGGCATGGAAGCATTGCTTGTGATTGCGGCTCTTGTCGCCTTTTTGAAAAAAACGAATCAGGCGGAAAAACAAAAATGGATATGGGGAGGGGCCGGCGCTGGTATTCTCGCCAGTGCATTGTTTGCGATCGTGTTAAGTTTGGCCTTTTCCAAAATGACAGGTGCTTCCAGCCGTGAGTATATTGAAGGGTTTGCCGGAATCGCGGCCGTTGTGATGATGTTGACGGTGGGGGCATGGCTGCATAATAAGTCCAATGTTCGTCAATGGAATCAATATATTCAGCAGCAAATGAATCAAGCGCTTGAAGGCGGCCGTCTTTGGACGATGTCGTTGATCAGCTTTCTGGCTATTTTTAGAGAAGGAGCAGAAACCATCATTTTTTATGTTGGGATGGCTCCTTCGATGAGTGTCGGCCGATTGCTGGCAGGAATCGGAATAGCGTTGGTCATCTTGTTCATCGTTGGGTTTTTGATTATTCATTTCAGCGTCAAAATCCCGGTTCGACCGTTTTTCTTGGTTGCTACTGTGCTGATTTACTTTTTATCGTTTAAAATTCTCGGAGTAAGCGTCCATGCCTTGCAAGTTGCCAAGTTGCTTCCGGCGCATACTTTGGCATCTTTGCCTAATATTGAATGGATCGGTTTTTATCCGACAATGGAAACGATCCTTCCGCAGATTGTGCTGGTTGTCCTCATTGCAGGAGCGGCTTACTGGGTAGAGAAATCAAACCGTAAAAGTGAGAAGGCGGCTTAA
- a CDS encoding polysaccharide deacetylase family protein yields the protein MEKIMICFFVFLCFYMFIPYLLSFWFGVGAFRKGNGESQVAFTFDDGPDPVYTAQLLDLLKKYGVKATFFVVGSKAKKYPKLILRMHKEGHLIGIHNYVHRSNWLMTPWSVVRNLRDSAAIVQNITGVRPSYYRPPWGLMNLFDFFLHKEFRIILWSVMAGDWRNKGTSLIIQNKLLKRIKPGDVVLLHDCGDTPGAHIDAPHYMLKALKEVLKELRQRNIQFVRLDEMIDKRPMKVLPKRSQHHRKR from the coding sequence ATGGAGAAAATCATGATCTGCTTTTTTGTCTTTTTATGTTTTTATATGTTTATTCCTTATCTATTATCCTTTTGGTTCGGTGTTGGAGCATTTCGAAAAGGGAACGGTGAAAGCCAAGTCGCTTTCACTTTCGACGATGGCCCCGATCCCGTGTACACAGCACAACTGCTTGATCTTTTAAAGAAATATGGGGTCAAAGCCACCTTTTTTGTCGTCGGATCGAAAGCGAAAAAATACCCTAAACTCATCTTACGAATGCATAAAGAAGGCCATTTGATCGGAATTCATAATTACGTCCATCGATCCAATTGGCTGATGACTCCTTGGTCCGTTGTCCGCAACTTGCGGGACTCCGCGGCCATTGTTCAAAATATCACCGGCGTTCGGCCGTCTTATTACCGTCCGCCTTGGGGTCTGATGAATCTCTTTGATTTTTTTCTGCACAAGGAATTTCGCATTATTTTATGGTCCGTTATGGCAGGCGATTGGCGCAATAAAGGGACGAGCTTGATCATACAAAATAAGCTCCTGAAAAGGATTAAGCCCGGGGACGTCGTTTTGCTGCATGATTGCGGAGACACGCCGGGCGCCCATATTGACGCTCCTCACTATATGTTAAAAGCATTAAAAGAAGTTTTGAAAGAATTGAGGCAGCGTAACATTCAATTTGTCCGTTTAGATGAAATGATCGATAAACGTCCTATGAAAGTCCTCCCAAAACGCTCCCAACATCATCGAAAAAGATAA
- a CDS encoding nitroreductase family protein, producing MGKTEVVRQPEYEIDSVFLERWSPRSFLEKEVPEDILLSLFEAARWAPSAFNLQPWRFILARTKEDREKFMTFIGEFNQTWCKKAPAFALIISQLTSERGNIGSHAFDAGAAWGYLSLEATRKGLITHPMTGIDFDKAREVLNIPEDYAIDALIAIGYQGEKEALPLHLQEREVPSTRRPVKESIFEGSFGEPLK from the coding sequence ATGGGGAAAACGGAAGTCGTACGTCAGCCGGAATACGAAATTGATTCTGTATTTTTAGAGCGCTGGTCTCCACGTTCATTTTTAGAAAAAGAGGTGCCGGAAGATATCCTGCTTAGCCTGTTTGAAGCGGCACGATGGGCGCCGTCTGCTTTCAACCTTCAACCATGGCGCTTCATTCTGGCTCGGACTAAAGAAGACCGTGAAAAATTCATGACGTTCATCGGTGAATTTAACCAAACTTGGTGCAAAAAAGCTCCCGCATTCGCTTTGATTATCTCTCAATTGACTAGTGAAAGGGGCAATATCGGTTCTCACGCTTTCGACGCAGGCGCCGCTTGGGGTTATTTATCCTTGGAAGCAACGAGAAAAGGCTTGATTACGCATCCGATGACAGGAATTGATTTTGACAAAGCTCGTGAAGTATTGAATATTCCGGAAGACTATGCGATCGATGCTCTTATCGCCATTGGCTATCAAGGAGAAAAGGAAGCTTTGCCGCTACACTTGCAAGAAAGAGAAGTGCCATCCACTCGCCGGCCTGTGAAAGAATCCATCTTTGAAGGCAGCTTTGGCGAACCGCTTAAATAA